taaccgttCACGCTgaattgattttaatttttcgcctacattttataaattttccaGTGATTACTTGTCAGAAATGGCTCGACagactatatttattttattttttaatataagaATGACTGAAatatcttaaaaatatttaaaaagtttataaACAAATTAACCTCTTGAGGATAAATATGTGGCTACCACAGTAGTGCACTATGAGTGAACCAGAACGTAAACGTCAACGTCACCTCGAAATGTTCTAATAATCATGTCAAATCATGTTTCCCTCTCTCTTTATTTCAAAAGCCGTACGTGTTTGCATTGATAATAAATTGCCGACAATTGCTGTTGCGAGATTTAATCAGTGCCAGTTGGGCTGTCGAAGGAAAAAGAGTTCTGTATCTCTTACGTCTCCCTTAAACATGGCATCAGAAAAGACTCTGCCAGCAATATTTAAGCATGTGGATGCTAATGTAACTACTTATAAGAATCTTTTGAAAGAGGCGGTTGCGATTCCTTCTGTATCGTGTGATATAAAATACCGGGATGACTGCGTACGTATGGTACATTGGATGCAGGACAAGCTGAAAGAGGTGGGCGCTAGCACGGAGCTCAGAGATGTCGGCTTCCAAACTATTGACCAAAAGGAAGTGAAGCTGCCCCCTGTACTAGTTGGGGTGTTGGGAAACGTAAGTCACTTTTCATTAAGTATTAGAGAATATCTTACTAACAGACAGAAACCTAGCTcaaaacaaagcaaaacttgTCCTGTGCTAAGCGATGgatgtatacatatatgtatacttaaacaCAGAAAACACTCATGTCTCAGGAACCAATATCTGggttcatcacacaaacaaatgtcCATACTGGGATTCAAATCCAGATCCATCAGCTTCACAACTAGGAACATACCACACTatcgctaggccagaccggttgcCCATCTCAAAAGCTAAGAGACTGTTTTTAGGAACCttaatattgtataaataatgtatattttataaattttatttcataaaaccTGTGTTTCACCTTGTCTAGGATCCTAAGAAGAACACAATATGCATTTACGGGCATTTAGATGTGCAGCCTGCTTTGAAGTCAGATGGGTGGGACACAGAGCCATTTGAGCTAGTGGAACGCAATAACAAGCTGTACGGCCGTGGCTCAACTGATGATAAAGGTCCCGTGCTTGGTTGGCTACATGCCATCAATGCATTTAAAGCTGTTGGTGAAGAGGTAAGATAACATCTATCTTCTATGTCTACATATTACAACTGAAGCTGCATGTAGCATAAACAGGAATAAATGTGTGCTAATCAAAGTATGTTCAGTTTAGCTTTTGGAGCTTTATAGTTGTTAGTTAGTTTTTCACTCttgatgggccatttttttccaagtttttttggatttggaaattgtTATGTAGTTTCCACacaaaatcgcgagctctttcaatcctaataggagaaaaaagtgtcccaaggctttttcccattctgttactcggtaatggaatggaaggttttgtaaatgtatggaaatcttctgacattttttttctcctatcaggatcgaaagacctcatgattctgagtatgaatcgcgtaaacaatacctatgttacaaaaaaagtggaataGACAACTTTGAAATATAAATGGCCCTATTAGTATGGGTAGAAAAAGTGATTGATATAatacttttatattatataggttCATAGCGATCTTACTAGTAAACTTGGACCAAGTTGTACAACAAGAAAAGGTACCTTATGGCTATAGTCACTTAAATATTAGTGTACTTACTTTAGAAGTACCTTTATTGGTAGATAGTGTGTATAACAAAGTGTTGGCTAATTTTAACACTGCTTCCGTTTCTCCTTTATAGCTACCAGTGAACTTGAAATTTGTATTTGAATGCATGGAAGAGTCTGGCTCTGAGGGTCTTGATGCACTCTTAATCGAGCAACTAAAACCAGAAGGTTTCTTTGACACTGTGGACTATGTGTGCATATCTGACAACTACTGGTTGGGGACAACCAAGCCGTGTATCACATATGGACTCCGTGGAATAAGTTACTATTTCTTAGAGGTTGAATGTGCCAAAATGGATCTTCACAGTGGTGTTTACGGTGGAACTGTACATGAAGGTATGTAAAATTACATCACACAACAATTGCACACTAAACTGTAAGCATCAACTGAATACTgcgatttttcatacaaattcaGAGGTATTcaatttatatgtaggtatatctcTGGTAATGTATTACGTTGCACAAAATAATAGATTATTGTGAATGAGTAATGACTCAATTGTAGGTATTCTGGCTCATAAGCAAGTATGGGCATGGGTATTGTGTGTCATAAAATTCCACATAAGTATTGCTAATTGTTGTCAACCTTGATGGGAGACTTTGGCCTCATGGAACTTATTAATAAATGTAATTGCAGAATCACACAAGTTTAGGCaaacaaagtgccaaaaatatgtacacaccttaatgtacagacaataaagttctgtatacatattctTGGCACTTTGCCTGTATTCGTAGCTTTGTAGCTGACTGTActttaaaacattatattatTCTTTCGTTATCTGGGTTCAAATCTGTTTAGTTATTTTTACGTGACACACGTTACATACAAATATAACTTCAACATCGTTATGGAATAGTTACAATGGAGTTTACCGCTAGGTAAATAGGTTCATTCTAGTCTTCATCCACACGAGAATAGAGCAAATTTAGTATGTTTATAATACGaggtgtaacaaaaatgtaagGGATCCGTTTAAGGGCATATTTGGTATCGTATTCAGATTAGGAAAACTAGAAGTTGCTGCGATCTATAATTTCCGAGATATAAACGAAAATGGTGCCTTTGAAACGCCTTCCTCCCAGGCTCAAGGTTGGCCGGGGAGTTCCGGAATTTTGATGACTTAATTTTATAACTGACCTAAGAAACAATGACCCAAAAAAATTTTATtacttaagtaaaaataaagcGTTCGAAGCATTTCCCTCTATACCTCCGTAATGCTggacctatatatatatatatatatatagtcctccacatcgatttcgatgacggcgacctcagcagTCAAGATTTTTCCCTCTTGTGAGCTCTTATGTGGCTAGCCAGGCCAAACTTGCTCTTAAAAATTCGATCATAATGCTGGACCTAATATTGTTAGGAAGTAAGGGCAGTAAAAAGTGTAaggtaaaatatgtttttttttagtttgccaGATTAAATTACTTGGAACAGTCCGTCAGTTCTCGGAGTACTGAATTACTGTAGGATCTAATGCCAGACCAAATATAGCTATCTATTTAATTACTTGCCTAAGTTGTTTATCGAACTCGACAAACATTCCATCAGCGGCATATCGCAATCGTCGCCTCGTGTGCCTATCGCTTGATGCTAATCCGATAAAATATCACGATGTTGCATTCATTGTTGCTAGGTACATAGCTGCCTTCATTGAATTATGTGTATTCCATTTTATTACCTTATTTATTGTCACGAAAAGAATAAAGCTGACATGATTTATACAATGTGCAATAACGTTATCTCTAATGGAATGAAATTAACTCTTCACAACAATTCATGTACATTAAAGataagaaaaaaaactaaataaggtacagcggggcaaatctcgactgggggccaaatgtaactggtccattttttccatgttttacaatgtttgcattattaaatagagtgtccaccggttatttatggtaggcgtgttcagtggatacatgtagaactcaacatcatagtgtaacccccagtcgagatttgccccactgtaccttaagtatttaacgaatattttcatcCCACATCAAAACAGTTCTTACTCTTCACTCTATTAATCTAATTTGAGCTTCAACTCACGActctatttttaaacacataaggtcaaaaagtggtaaaccacttttttggctgactgtactttttTAGTAATCAAATGTGTATTTCAGCCATGTCCGATCTCATCTACCTCATGGACCAGTTAGTGGACAAGGACGGCAAGATCCTAGTCACGGATATTTACAAATCCGTCGCTCCTTTGACAGAAGCCGAAAAGAAATTATATACTTCCATTGATTTTGATCCTGAGGCATACAGGTAATTTACAGTGAATTTGCTGGCCCTAGTGATTTGTATGTAAAATCGCTAAAAGTATTAAGTAGCTTGTATTTTATAACGCAATATATGCGtttggcgtcatccatatattacgtcacagtgtaagggggggggaggggtcatactaaatgtgacaatccctgttaaagggatacaaaaaaacgtgacataggggggggggggggaggggtccaaaaacctgaaatttagtgtgacgtaatatgtggatgatcccttttTAATTTAGAATTGAATTAGTTACTCTTATCTGACTCGTCTGCAGATAAAGTTCTGCCAAACCTCGTCAATGTACCATcgacaacactgttagctgtacatttgtaaaccttattacaagggcgtgaagtctaccgatggttagctaagagtgttgctgttagtacaaacaatattttatagatataattGTTTACTAAATTACGTTTTGTGTGTGTTTTCCTGTTGCGACGCAGATTTCAATGCCTTGGTTAAGGCACTTCTGTCCATCAAATGTTGACAAACATTTAAGTAAGGCTAGAGTCATCATAGATAGAAATAACtaccggcgtagctttatttgacgttcatatgcgcattttaatatgcctacttgaaaacgaaatatttcattttaatttttttctcaaacatgcaatgaaataatctttacgttccttaatgggctgggaagtatcgctttttgggcgcaacaactcgagaggactgtaaagggatttcatattattttttaggcctaggcctgcaagtcctttagagcatttttttttaatttcattgcatgtttgagaaaagcactatacatgcctcggcgtgaaaacggattcccggcctcgtatccccacttggccggaaatcctcattttcccggcctctgatgtaatgtactattactataCACGCTTCGTAGCGTGATCGATTTGCAACTTGTCTAAACACCCAGTAAATGTATAATGTTcgattttttaaatgaaaaagtTTAATTGTTCAGGAGTACGATCGGAGCCCCACAGTTGGCACACAACGGTGTCAAGGAACAGCTGCTGATGCACCGGTGGAGATACCCCACCTTGTCTCTGCACGGAATCGAAGGTACTTGCAcaataatacttttgatttACCATTTGTGAACTTTACATTTTTGCACTAAGATTTAAAAATTGTCACATAATCCTTTGTGTTTAAAACAGTCCACCGTATAATTTCATGGCTTACGTGTTTTCTTTTTGGTGGACACATTTTGGATTATGCGATTTTATATCcctaccacagatgtcatatataccatagatcaagcaaacgtatctacttagcgtgtcaaatgaactcagtgaaatccactgagttgtccgtctttactcgcaccttgcagctttcgggcgtcaatttttgtaagttgaagtcgaccaaaacataaaaaatgcctcgttacgtgatattcaattgcaacaacacaaaaattatgaacaatcaagagcctgagacatatttaaaattacaggcaagaatcaacttcagtacaaaatttgacacgctcggcccctatacaaatatatgaatttgtttcttctatctaaattaagttctgtgatacCTACATTGCTTGGTTCGCTTCACCACACctcagacactggcgatcaaatatatgaaagaggcgcgttcctagcacacagtctaaagctcgtgtaggtgaacgcgtactatgcttgtataagtgaaatatgacaggtcgactaatCGCGTTTTTGactggcggtaactgtgaggtaaccgagagggggtgggcggcaatttcagcggggagcgggagtgaccatactgtacgatagtattattatactgtggcttcACTATGGGAGTGAACAAATGAAAATTTGGAAGGTTTATTTTTGCAGGAGCTGCATTCCAGCCAGGCGCTAAGACCGTGATCCCGGGGAAGGTGATCGGCAAGTTCTCGCTGCGGATAGTGCCCAACCAGGAGCCCGAGGAAGTGGAGAAGCTCGTGTTCGATTACGTTCACAAAAAGGTTTGTGCCATGCTTGTGTTACCGCATAGCATAAGGCCGTTGGCATTTGCAAGGCTCAGAAAATGCCTGTTATTTAGAAATCATACACTTTGTGgactaaataaattatttttattcttattatcctccttgcgttatctcggcatttgccacggctcatgggaaacTGGGgcccgctctgacaactaatcccaagatttggcgtaggcattagttttttattctataaattattcttattcttaacacagcaaaatggagtgtacaggtttctaatgggtcggcaacgcgcacgtgacgctccttgagttgtaggcgtccataggtgacagtgaccgctttccatcagacggaccgtatgcttgtcaacgacgtagtataaataaaatcataaccATCGTTTAGGACACCTAAATTGTTCGTACACAAAAAAGCCATTATAGAGCatatttaaagtatgatagaGGTAAATAAGagttaatgttatttgtttaagTTGGTAGTTACATTAAAGAATTAACCATACTGGATCAAATGTGATAATAGCAATAAATCGACTATGATACTATGATTTCCAGGATGGAACTTAAAGTTTTTGTGAATATTTTCAGTGGGCCGAGCGCGGGTCGCCGAACAAGATGAAGATATCCGCGCAGAGCGGGCGCGCGTGGACCGAGGACCCGCACCACCCGCACTA
This genomic stretch from Leguminivora glycinivorella isolate SPB_JAAS2020 chromosome Z, LegGlyc_1.1, whole genome shotgun sequence harbors:
- the LOC125241021 gene encoding cytosolic non-specific dipeptidase, which encodes MASEKTLPAIFKHVDANVTTYKNLLKEAVAIPSVSCDIKYRDDCVRMVHWMQDKLKEVGASTELRDVGFQTIDQKEVKLPPVLVGVLGNDPKKNTICIYGHLDVQPALKSDGWDTEPFELVERNNKLYGRGSTDDKGPVLGWLHAINAFKAVGEELPVNLKFVFECMEESGSEGLDALLIEQLKPEGFFDTVDYVCISDNYWLGTTKPCITYGLRGISYYFLEVECAKMDLHSGVYGGTVHEAMSDLIYLMDQLVDKDGKILVTDIYKSVAPLTEAEKKLYTSIDFDPEAYRSTIGAPQLAHNGVKEQLLMHRWRYPTLSLHGIEGAAFQPGAKTVIPGKVIGKFSLRIVPNQEPEEVEKLVFDYVHKKWAERGSPNKMKISAQSGRAWTEDPHHPHYQAAARATRLIYQTEPDMSREGGSIPVTITLQEASGRNVLLLPMGAGDDMAHSQNEKINCRNYIEGIKLFAAYLHEVGKLPK